Proteins from one Rhinopithecus roxellana isolate Shanxi Qingling chromosome 18, ASM756505v1, whole genome shotgun sequence genomic window:
- the SHISA2 gene encoding protein shisa-2 homolog, producing MWGGRRSSVASRNAASLLQLLLAALLAAGARASGEYCHGWLDAQGVWRIGFQCPERFDGGDATICCGSCALRYCCSSAEARLDQGGCDNDRQQGAGEPGRADKDGPDGSAVPIYVPFLIVGSVFVAFIILGSLVAACCCRCLRPKQDPQQSRAPGGNRLMETIPMIPSASTSRGSSSRQSSTAASSSSSANSGARAPPTRSQTNCCLPEGTMNNVYVNMPTNFSVLNCQQATQIVPHQGQYLHPPYVGYTVQHDSVPMTAVPPFMDGLQPGYRQIQSPFPHTNSEQKMYPAVTV from the exons ATGTGGGGCGGTCGCCGCTCATCCGTCGCCTCCCGGAACGCCGCTTCGctcctgcagctgctgctggccGCGCTGTTGGCGGCGGGGGCGAGGGCCAGCGGCGAGTACTGCCACGGCTGGCTGGATGCGCAGGGCGTCTGGCGCATCGGCTTCCAGTGTCCCGAGCGCTTCGACGGCGGCGACGCCACCATCTGCTGCGGCAGCTGCGCGTTGCGCTACTGCTGCTCCAGCGCCGAGGCGCGCCTGGACCAGGGCGGCTGCGACAACGACCGCCAGCAGGGCGCGGGCGAGCCTGGCAGGGCGGACAAAGACGGCCCCGACGGCTCGGCAG TGCCCATCTACGTGCCGTTCCTCATCGTTGGCTCCGTGTTTGTCGCCTTTATCATCTTGGGGTCCCTGGTGGCAGCCTGTTGCTGCAGATGTCTCCGGCCTAAGCAGGATCCCCAACAGAGCCGAGCCCCAGGGGGTAACCGCTTGATGGAGACCATCCCCATGATCCCCAGTGCCAGCACCTCCCGGGGGTCGTCCTCACGCCAGTCCAGCACAGCTGCCAGTTCCAGCTCCAGCGCCAACTCGGGGGCCCGGGCGCCCCCAACAAGGTCACAGACCAACTGTTGCTTGCCGGAAGGGACCATGAACAATGTGTATGTCAACATGCCCACGAATTTCTCTGTGCTGAACTGTCAGCAGGCCACCCAGATTGTGCCACATCAAGGGCAGTATCTGCATCCCCCATACGTGGGGTACACGGTGCAGCATGACTCTGTGCCCATGACTGCTGTGCCACCTTTCATGGACGGCCTGCAGCCTGGCTACAGGCAGATTCAGTCCCCCTTCCCTCACACCAACAGTGAACAGAAGATGTACCCAGCGGTGACTGTATAA